In Pelagicoccus sp. SDUM812003, the following are encoded in one genomic region:
- the murB gene encoding UDP-N-acetylmuramate dehydrogenase: MIESLPQRIHCLGAGGAGMLPLALFLAEAGHELSAEDDAFSDAAKALLSKRGVRLAPFVEDETMGLVYSSAISANHPARVFARRKGSIALRRGECLAVIAREKRLIAVAGSHGKTTTCGMLIDILDTCGFECDFLLGAQFEDGLPYRFAGNDWLVAEIDESDGTIDLFSPEISVIVNVDHDHHARYETEADYFAAFERLIQRTRRSVVLDASVRKRFEKVVALSSASLVTFGADGDYQLAGRGAGPGWSSIDLKGDDELLNMTIDRLGEMNQVDAGFALLASRAAGAKVASGQVFEFRPIKRRQRCRYNSPRSQVFEDYAHHPRELEAVLEQFGKKEGWRNVVVFQPHRYSRTRILKEAFARSLAECERLILLDVYAASEEPVDGGRAEDLLACCRTRRSEVVLAKSPEELWTLLDSQSDDTPSRIIFLGAGAGDRLAGAYASKLKAKDGEWGEVFAALAARSNFSSEIRSQEPLANKTTMRVGGAAELYFEPETLSQLRAVLSAAHASGKQVRMLGRGSNLVVPDEGVSGLVIRLSHPVWSRFEPLGDGRVRVGAGLRIKVLCGQAARIGLQGFEFLEGIPGCVGGVLRMNAGAMGGWVFDVVRSIRYLTMDGEVVEATREELEFGYRYCRELIDAVAIEAVFEAKPEKVEQESIRRTIDTYQSKRKESQPREPSAGCIFKNPDGDSAGRLIDELGLKGAMVGGAEVSGVHGNFIVNRGGATSADVIELVKMIRKVAKERKGVDLHPEAQLFGRSWEEVL, encoded by the coding sequence ATGATCGAGTCCCTGCCACAGCGTATTCATTGTTTGGGCGCGGGCGGAGCGGGCATGCTTCCGCTAGCCCTTTTTCTGGCCGAAGCCGGACACGAGCTGTCGGCCGAAGACGACGCGTTTTCCGATGCGGCCAAGGCCTTGCTGAGCAAACGAGGCGTTCGGCTGGCCCCGTTCGTGGAGGACGAGACGATGGGGCTCGTTTATTCCTCAGCGATTTCCGCTAACCACCCCGCTCGGGTGTTCGCTCGCAGAAAGGGGAGCATCGCATTGCGCCGAGGCGAGTGTCTCGCAGTGATCGCTCGAGAGAAAAGGCTCATCGCCGTCGCCGGCTCGCACGGAAAGACGACGACCTGCGGCATGTTGATCGATATTTTGGATACCTGCGGATTCGAGTGCGATTTCCTGCTTGGCGCTCAATTCGAGGACGGCTTGCCGTACCGTTTCGCTGGCAACGATTGGCTGGTGGCGGAAATCGACGAGAGCGATGGCACCATCGACCTGTTTTCGCCGGAAATCTCCGTTATCGTGAATGTGGACCATGACCACCACGCCCGTTACGAAACGGAGGCTGACTACTTCGCTGCCTTCGAGCGCTTGATCCAGCGGACCAGACGTTCGGTGGTGTTGGACGCATCGGTGCGCAAGCGCTTCGAGAAGGTTGTTGCGTTGAGCTCTGCCAGTCTGGTGACTTTCGGGGCGGATGGCGATTACCAGCTGGCCGGTCGTGGGGCGGGCCCTGGATGGAGTTCGATCGATTTGAAAGGCGACGACGAGCTCTTGAACATGACGATCGATCGACTCGGTGAAATGAACCAGGTCGACGCTGGCTTCGCTCTGCTGGCGTCGCGGGCCGCAGGAGCCAAGGTGGCGAGCGGCCAGGTGTTCGAGTTTCGTCCCATCAAGCGCCGGCAGCGGTGCCGCTACAACAGCCCGAGGTCTCAGGTCTTCGAAGACTATGCCCATCATCCGCGCGAGCTCGAAGCGGTGCTGGAGCAGTTTGGAAAGAAGGAAGGCTGGCGAAACGTGGTGGTTTTTCAGCCGCATCGCTATTCGCGAACTCGGATACTCAAGGAGGCATTCGCTCGCAGTCTAGCGGAATGCGAACGACTTATTCTACTGGACGTTTATGCTGCCAGCGAGGAACCGGTAGATGGGGGCAGGGCGGAAGACTTGCTAGCCTGTTGTCGGACCAGACGATCGGAAGTCGTTCTAGCGAAGTCGCCAGAGGAGCTCTGGACGCTGCTCGATAGCCAGAGCGATGATACTCCGTCGCGTATCATCTTTTTGGGCGCGGGCGCGGGCGATCGGTTGGCTGGGGCGTACGCGTCGAAGCTGAAGGCCAAGGATGGCGAGTGGGGAGAGGTTTTTGCCGCGTTGGCTGCGCGTTCCAACTTCAGCTCCGAGATCCGGAGTCAGGAGCCATTGGCGAATAAGACCACCATGCGGGTCGGGGGAGCGGCGGAGCTTTATTTCGAACCGGAAACGCTGAGCCAGCTGCGGGCGGTATTGTCGGCCGCTCACGCTTCTGGGAAGCAGGTCCGCATGCTTGGTCGCGGATCCAATCTGGTGGTTCCTGACGAAGGTGTCTCCGGTCTGGTGATACGTTTGAGCCATCCCGTTTGGAGTCGATTCGAGCCCCTAGGCGATGGGCGAGTACGCGTCGGGGCCGGACTGAGGATCAAGGTGCTCTGCGGGCAAGCGGCGCGTATCGGCTTGCAAGGGTTCGAGTTTTTGGAAGGCATCCCCGGTTGCGTGGGCGGGGTTTTGCGCATGAACGCTGGAGCCATGGGAGGCTGGGTGTTCGACGTGGTGAGATCGATCCGTTATCTGACCATGGATGGCGAGGTGGTGGAAGCCACGCGTGAGGAGTTGGAATTTGGATACCGCTACTGTCGAGAGCTGATCGACGCGGTCGCTATCGAAGCGGTCTTCGAGGCCAAACCGGAAAAGGTCGAACAGGAGAGCATTCGACGGACGATAGACACCTATCAGAGCAAGCGAAAGGAATCCCAGCCGCGCGAGCCGAGCGCCGGATGCATATTCAAAAATCCGGATGGCGATTCCGCGGGACGCTTGATCGATGAACTCGGTCTAAAGGGAGCTATGGTCGGAGGGGCCGAGGTCAGCGGCGTGCATGGAAATTTCATTGTCAACCGTGGTGGAGCCACCAGCGCGGATGTTATCGAATTGGTAAAAATGATCCGCAAGGTCGCGAAGGAGCGAAAGGGCGTTGACCTGCATCCCGAAGCGCAGTTGTTCGGTCGGTCATGGGAGGAGGTCTTGTAA
- a CDS encoding D-alanine--D-alanine ligase, whose protein sequence is MMDTPRIAVLYGGISKERDVSLGSGLAAAAALEANFEVDRFDVKDRESLPEGLDPKRHVVFSTLHGSFGEDGSMQQLLEDAGVVYAGCDVASSALTFDKAETKRVMKEAGVPVADEIVFELPQKPTVERVLGELGPSIVLKPVAQGSSVGLVFAQGETEIAAALESVEEGKWLIEPRIQGRETTIGILHGKPLDIVEIRPRTGRFDYESKYTKGLTEYIAPAPLNEKLAERIRNLATIAFEACGCRDYARIDIMIDEHENLYFLEINTLPGLKETSLLPMSAAGCGYNFEELLQKLVEPAILRYKLKYSIC, encoded by the coding sequence ATGATGGATACGCCACGCATCGCCGTTTTGTACGGCGGCATTTCGAAGGAACGTGACGTTTCGCTGGGGTCGGGGCTGGCCGCAGCCGCCGCATTGGAGGCGAATTTCGAGGTCGATCGGTTCGACGTCAAGGATCGCGAATCCCTGCCCGAAGGGCTCGACCCTAAGCGGCATGTGGTCTTCTCCACCTTGCATGGATCCTTCGGCGAAGATGGAAGCATGCAGCAGCTGCTCGAAGATGCCGGAGTGGTGTATGCCGGCTGCGATGTCGCCTCCAGCGCATTGACCTTCGACAAGGCCGAAACCAAGCGCGTGATGAAGGAAGCGGGAGTGCCGGTTGCGGATGAAATCGTTTTCGAGCTGCCGCAGAAACCAACGGTCGAGAGGGTGCTCGGCGAGCTTGGCCCATCCATCGTGCTAAAGCCGGTGGCCCAAGGCAGCAGCGTGGGATTGGTCTTCGCTCAGGGCGAAACGGAAATCGCGGCCGCTCTGGAAAGTGTGGAGGAAGGCAAATGGCTCATCGAGCCGCGTATTCAAGGACGTGAGACCACGATCGGCATTTTACACGGAAAGCCCCTGGATATCGTGGAGATCCGTCCCCGCACTGGGCGTTTCGACTACGAGAGTAAGTACACCAAGGGGTTGACCGAATACATCGCCCCGGCTCCGTTGAACGAGAAGCTCGCCGAGCGCATCCGGAATTTGGCTACAATTGCTTTCGAAGCGTGTGGCTGTCGCGACTACGCTCGTATCGACATTATGATCGACGAGCATGAAAACCTCTATTTTCTGGAGATAAATACCCTGCCGGGCTTGAAGGAAACGAGCCTCCTACCGATGTCGGCAGCAGGATGTGGATACAATTTCGAAGAACTGCTTCAAAAGCTTGTCGAACCGGCAATCTTAAGGTATAAGCTGAAGTATTCAATTTGCTAA
- a CDS encoding FtsQ-type POTRA domain-containing protein, with translation MSSASERRIWIGRLKTFGLLVSIVGVVVAALQLASFVEAGPELLTKAGESLPIRSIAIETDGSLERDWLTERLEIPENENLLSVDLSALKAKLESVGQIENAEVERLFPDTLIVTVKERQPIARLLAQRANGERMLLFVDESGHVFEAERMDKSLVNSLPFLDGVALRREGSAFSRIENIAPLASLLQEARAIAPHIYKRWRIVSLEKQDRLIARGKAAKEVVFDTRQDFRDQLGKLDYILDHYRSARTGIIDHVDLTLGDQVPVRSL, from the coding sequence ATGAGTTCCGCGTCGGAGCGGCGCATTTGGATCGGGCGTCTGAAGACCTTCGGCCTGCTGGTCTCCATCGTAGGCGTAGTGGTAGCGGCGCTACAGCTGGCCTCCTTCGTGGAAGCCGGTCCGGAATTGCTGACCAAGGCGGGTGAGTCCTTGCCCATCCGTTCCATCGCCATCGAAACCGACGGTTCGCTCGAGCGCGATTGGCTGACCGAACGCTTGGAGATTCCGGAAAACGAGAATCTGCTCAGCGTCGATCTGTCGGCTTTGAAGGCGAAGCTGGAGTCGGTCGGTCAGATCGAGAACGCGGAAGTGGAGCGCTTGTTTCCCGACACCTTGATCGTGACCGTAAAGGAGCGCCAGCCCATCGCCCGGCTGCTGGCCCAGCGGGCGAACGGCGAGCGCATGCTGCTGTTTGTGGACGAGTCCGGCCATGTTTTCGAAGCCGAGCGCATGGACAAGTCGCTTGTTAACTCGCTGCCGTTTCTGGATGGGGTGGCCTTGCGTCGAGAGGGCTCGGCCTTTTCGCGCATCGAGAACATCGCTCCGCTGGCGAGCTTGCTGCAGGAGGCCCGGGCCATCGCGCCGCACATCTACAAGCGCTGGCGCATCGTGTCCTTGGAGAAGCAGGACCGATTGATCGCTCGCGGCAAAGCGGCCAAGGAGGTCGTTTTCGACACGCGGCAGGACTTTCGCGATCAGCTTGGAAAGCTGGACTACATTTTGGATCACTATCGAAGCGCTCGGACGGGAATCATCGATCATGTCGATTTGACATTGGGCGACCAAGTCCCAGTTAGATCGTTGTAG
- the ftsA gene encoding cell division protein FtsA — protein sequence MYRTKVIAGVDIGTSKVTVLLGEIVEGSKLNVIGLGQSSSKGLVKGEIVDFHEASDCVHAAILAAEQQAGVQIDGVYLAQTGGHIEGFPSEASVNITAEDGRVRSEDIERASALAQGRELPENRTVIHHLRRPYKLDGRAVASPIGMEGEHLEVSYWTIHGDSRKISDSIHIINGFNLHVDDIVLSGLATSAAVATEEQKNNGTLIIDIGRGTTDYALFWNGRCMKAGCLPIGGDHISNDLSIGLRMRLKQAESLKLRYGSAVLEHRDKNEKVWLNNDFEIGDRPIPIWSIEKIIELRVTELFEVVRKKLGAHFVPEKLSGGVILAGGTSKLAKIAACAENVYGIPVHIGDNASMASGELKESQYSTALGLLRYGLQYQSEKSYQTHRQSGIFNRLKSLFQKA from the coding sequence GTGTACAGAACCAAAGTAATTGCAGGCGTAGACATTGGAACGAGCAAGGTGACCGTGCTCCTGGGCGAGATCGTCGAGGGCAGCAAGCTCAACGTGATCGGTCTTGGACAGTCCTCCAGCAAGGGCTTGGTCAAAGGGGAGATCGTCGATTTCCATGAGGCGAGCGACTGCGTTCACGCGGCCATTCTCGCGGCCGAACAGCAAGCGGGCGTGCAGATAGACGGAGTCTATCTGGCTCAGACTGGAGGCCACATCGAAGGTTTTCCCAGCGAGGCCTCGGTCAACATCACCGCCGAGGACGGACGCGTGCGCTCCGAGGATATCGAACGGGCCTCCGCCCTCGCTCAAGGGCGCGAGCTGCCGGAAAACCGTACTGTGATCCATCATCTGCGCCGTCCGTACAAGCTGGACGGGCGGGCGGTAGCTTCGCCCATTGGCATGGAAGGCGAGCACTTGGAGGTCAGCTACTGGACCATCCACGGCGACTCGCGCAAGATCAGCGATTCCATCCATATCATCAACGGCTTCAATCTGCATGTGGACGACATCGTGCTTTCCGGGCTCGCCACCAGCGCCGCGGTGGCTACGGAAGAGCAGAAGAACAACGGGACCTTGATCATCGACATCGGCCGTGGCACCACCGACTACGCCTTGTTCTGGAACGGTCGCTGCATGAAGGCGGGGTGTTTGCCGATCGGCGGCGACCACATCTCGAACGACTTGAGCATCGGGCTTCGCATGCGGCTGAAGCAGGCGGAAAGCCTCAAGCTGCGCTATGGGTCCGCGGTTTTGGAGCATCGCGACAAGAACGAGAAGGTGTGGCTGAACAACGACTTCGAGATTGGCGATCGTCCCATTCCGATCTGGAGCATCGAGAAGATCATCGAGCTGCGCGTCACCGAACTCTTCGAGGTGGTTCGCAAGAAGCTGGGCGCTCATTTCGTTCCGGAAAAGCTTAGCGGCGGCGTCATTCTAGCGGGCGGCACCTCCAAGCTAGCGAAGATCGCGGCTTGCGCCGAAAACGTCTATGGCATCCCGGTCCATATCGGAGACAATGCGTCCATGGCATCGGGCGAGCTCAAGGAGTCTCAATACAGCACCGCTCTGGGCTTGCTGCGCTACGGATTGCAGTACCAGAGCGAAAAGTCCTACCAGACCCATCGGCAGAGCGGAATCTTCAATCGGCTGAAGTCCTTGTTCCAAAAGGCCTAG
- a CDS encoding cell division protein FtsZ: MSDQERMEDSEEGTIRMKVIGVGGAGSNIVDRLMLSDFPGVDLAVVNTDQQALAGSPVAEKLCIGKSITGGLGTGSDVEVGREAALKDIDAIDDLVAGVDLLFLAAGLGGGTGTGAAPVIAEQALRQGAVVIAFVALPFAIERSTRANVAQEGLIKLRDCCNAVVPLPNDLLIQESDQDASLLDAFSKADAWIEKAIKSVWFMINRTGLINIDFSQLRQAFSRKAGKTLFGIGQGSGENAAEDAVADLKLCPLLHTPEFSKLADNLLVNIVGGPRMGIADTQKILESVTDAFGGDANVTFGAVVDEDRGDSLEICVLGTSEVSSISLTRVVRRPRSSKEFAEKKLSPAASSAKEDSKGESASGRKGKPETHARPTKAEQHEFSFSEGDPKGEFENTSGTLFEGQDLDSPTFLRRGVKIAL; encoded by the coding sequence ATGAGCGATCAGGAGAGAATGGAGGATTCGGAGGAGGGAACGATTCGCATGAAGGTCATCGGGGTCGGTGGCGCCGGCTCCAACATCGTGGATCGCTTGATGCTCTCGGATTTTCCCGGAGTCGACCTAGCGGTGGTGAACACCGATCAGCAGGCCCTTGCGGGATCGCCGGTCGCGGAAAAGCTCTGTATCGGAAAATCGATTACGGGTGGCTTGGGGACTGGGAGCGATGTGGAGGTGGGCCGCGAGGCCGCGCTCAAGGATATCGATGCCATCGACGATCTGGTGGCAGGCGTGGATCTGCTGTTTCTGGCCGCTGGTCTAGGCGGCGGAACCGGCACCGGAGCCGCTCCGGTGATCGCCGAACAGGCGCTGCGACAAGGCGCGGTGGTGATCGCCTTCGTGGCGTTGCCCTTCGCCATCGAGCGCTCCACCCGAGCGAACGTGGCCCAGGAGGGCTTGATCAAGCTGCGCGACTGCTGCAATGCGGTGGTGCCGCTGCCCAACGACTTGCTGATCCAGGAGTCCGACCAGGACGCTTCGTTGCTGGACGCCTTCTCCAAGGCCGATGCCTGGATCGAAAAGGCTATCAAATCGGTCTGGTTCATGATCAACCGCACCGGCCTGATCAACATCGACTTTTCGCAGCTGCGCCAGGCGTTTTCCCGCAAGGCTGGCAAGACGCTGTTTGGGATCGGGCAGGGAAGTGGAGAAAACGCCGCGGAGGACGCGGTGGCGGATCTCAAGCTTTGTCCCTTGCTGCACACTCCTGAGTTCTCGAAGCTGGCGGACAATCTCCTGGTAAACATCGTTGGCGGTCCGCGTATGGGAATCGCTGATACGCAAAAGATTCTGGAATCGGTGACGGATGCGTTTGGAGGCGATGCGAATGTGACCTTTGGCGCGGTGGTGGACGAGGATCGGGGCGACTCCTTGGAGATTTGCGTGCTGGGAACGAGCGAGGTGTCGAGCATCTCTTTGACCCGGGTCGTGCGGCGCCCTCGCTCCTCGAAGGAGTTCGCCGAGAAGAAGCTGTCTCCCGCGGCGAGCTCCGCCAAGGAGGACAGCAAGGGCGAATCGGCTTCGGGACGGAAGGGAAAACCGGAAACGCACGCCCGTCCGACCAAGGCGGAGCAGCACGAGTTCTCGTTTTCCGAAGGCGATCCAAAGGGGGAGTTCGAAAACACCAGTGGCACGCTTTTCGAAGGGCAGGACTTGGATTCGCCGACCTTTTTGCGCCGTGGCGTGAAGATCGCCCTATAG
- a CDS encoding ATP-binding protein: protein MTPTSSRVAKRSVLDAKKSKIVLLTLAAFLLALFAWAYWYLAVGRALDLARSQPIRIGYQQSPPYQIIASDGSLGGVGLDIVAEAARRLGIELEWVYSPLAPDVHLPRGDVDMWPIVTDLPHRRDDFYITKPIYENALGLLYLGERSLRDPRELKGKQVAYYDREPGITLAAKLLPGVDLMPLPSHEQAIDAVFSGASSAAFLWSTKTNSIDFKAAIDEFGKGEAFQFYYFHDETITCGIAASYQSPAAMAAADLIREEIGDLVKEGFVHETYFRYFLDPENEISSYFLVHQLERRTLGQSVAIGVLFVALAALLVMSIKLRRSREAARAASAAKSEFLAVMSHEFRTPLNGIMGMAQVAKLGELDPEQEEVFDVILQSSESMLTLVNDVLDLSKIEAGKIELEPVPMNLQSLFNTTVGFFDFLARRKGIEFSAVIDPSCPIHFIGDEARLRQILFNLVGNAVKFTSKGGVYVTASSIRTENGELLVIEVRDTGIGIEKTRYEEIFETFTQGDSSHSRKFDGTGLGLAISRKLARLMSGDIFVESSLGEGSVFSVALPLALDSRRGEDSAQSESESAFSRNLSSEERRIPSVRKVLVVDDNQINLKTCCAILEKLGIETERAADGVEAVERYEVGRFDVVLMDLQMPHMDGWEATRAIRRKEDGLGRTPIIALTAHTLQRQTIDRLEREMDGYLTKPIEIRLLARTLESIRSTERLEER from the coding sequence ATGACGCCCACTTCTTCACGCGTGGCGAAGAGAAGCGTTTTGGATGCGAAGAAATCCAAGATCGTTTTGCTGACGCTTGCAGCGTTTCTGCTGGCGCTTTTCGCTTGGGCGTATTGGTACCTCGCCGTGGGGCGGGCTCTCGATTTGGCTAGGTCCCAGCCCATTCGCATTGGCTATCAGCAGTCGCCTCCCTATCAGATCATCGCGTCCGACGGGTCGCTGGGAGGGGTGGGACTGGACATCGTCGCGGAAGCGGCTCGCCGTCTTGGCATCGAGCTCGAGTGGGTTTACAGCCCGCTAGCTCCCGATGTGCACTTGCCGAGAGGTGACGTGGACATGTGGCCGATCGTGACCGACCTGCCGCATCGACGGGACGATTTCTACATCACCAAGCCGATCTACGAAAACGCCCTCGGGCTGCTCTACCTAGGAGAACGCTCCCTGCGGGATCCTCGGGAACTGAAAGGCAAACAGGTCGCGTATTACGATCGCGAGCCAGGCATCACTCTGGCGGCCAAGCTCCTGCCCGGCGTGGACTTGATGCCGCTGCCGAGTCACGAACAAGCCATCGATGCCGTCTTCAGCGGCGCAAGCTCAGCCGCGTTTCTTTGGAGCACCAAAACCAACTCCATCGATTTCAAGGCGGCGATCGATGAGTTCGGCAAGGGCGAAGCGTTCCAGTTCTACTATTTCCACGACGAGACCATCACCTGCGGCATCGCGGCCAGCTACCAGAGCCCAGCTGCCATGGCCGCCGCCGATCTGATCAGAGAGGAGATCGGCGACTTGGTGAAGGAGGGCTTCGTGCACGAGACCTATTTCAGGTACTTTCTGGATCCGGAAAACGAGATCAGCTCCTACTTCCTGGTGCACCAGCTCGAGCGACGCACCCTTGGTCAGAGCGTCGCGATAGGGGTGTTGTTCGTCGCTTTGGCGGCCTTGCTTGTCATGTCGATCAAGCTGAGGCGCTCACGCGAAGCGGCGCGGGCGGCGAGCGCCGCCAAGAGCGAGTTTCTCGCGGTGATGAGCCACGAGTTTCGCACTCCGCTCAATGGCATCATGGGCATGGCTCAAGTGGCCAAGCTGGGAGAGCTCGACCCGGAGCAGGAGGAGGTGTTCGACGTGATTCTGCAGTCATCCGAGTCCATGCTCACGCTGGTAAACGACGTGCTCGATCTCTCGAAGATCGAGGCAGGCAAGATTGAGCTGGAGCCGGTTCCCATGAACCTGCAGAGCTTGTTCAACACGACGGTAGGTTTTTTCGATTTCCTGGCTCGGCGCAAGGGCATCGAATTCAGCGCCGTCATCGATCCGAGCTGCCCGATCCACTTCATAGGCGACGAAGCCCGCCTGAGGCAGATCTTGTTCAACCTCGTGGGAAACGCAGTCAAGTTCACTTCGAAAGGCGGGGTTTATGTCACCGCGAGTTCGATACGAACGGAGAATGGAGAGTTGCTGGTGATCGAGGTGCGCGACACCGGCATCGGCATCGAAAAGACGCGCTACGAGGAGATCTTCGAAACCTTCACCCAAGGGGATAGTTCGCACTCGCGCAAGTTTGATGGCACTGGGCTTGGGTTGGCGATTTCGCGAAAGCTCGCTCGCTTGATGAGCGGCGACATTTTCGTGGAAAGCAGCCTTGGGGAAGGCTCCGTATTCAGCGTGGCCCTACCGCTTGCCCTTGATTCGAGGAGAGGTGAGGATAGCGCTCAGTCGGAATCGGAATCGGCGTTTTCTCGAAACCTCTCTTCGGAGGAGCGTCGCATTCCCTCGGTGCGAAAGGTCTTGGTGGTGGACGATAACCAAATCAACTTGAAGACCTGCTGCGCCATTTTGGAAAAGCTCGGCATCGAGACGGAGCGGGCTGCCGACGGGGTGGAAGCGGTGGAGCGCTACGAGGTTGGCCGCTTCGACGTGGTGCTCATGGATCTGCAAATGCCGCATATGGATGGATGGGAAGCTACCCGAGCGATTCGCCGAAAGGAGGACGGTCTGGGCCGCACGCCTATCATCGCCCTCACCGCGCATACTCTGCAGCGGCAGACCATCGACCGCCTAGAGCGGGAGATGGATGGCTACTTGACCAAGCCAATCGAGATCCGCCTCCTAGCGCGGACCTTGGAGAGCATTCGCTCCACCGAGCGTCTCGAGGAGCGCTAG
- a CDS encoding metalloregulator ArsR/SmtB family transcription factor, translating into MPKEQEIEALMTAVDTLKAMANPKRLAILCRLGEGEVSVNELATEVQLSQSALSQHLAKLREQALVSTRREQQTIYYRLDSPEIETIIATLRKLYCE; encoded by the coding sequence ATGCCCAAGGAACAAGAGATAGAGGCCCTAATGACCGCGGTAGATACCCTAAAGGCCATGGCCAACCCCAAACGGCTCGCCATCCTTTGCCGCTTGGGCGAGGGAGAGGTCAGCGTGAACGAGCTGGCGACCGAGGTGCAGCTCAGCCAGTCCGCCCTCTCTCAACATTTAGCGAAGCTGCGCGAGCAGGCTTTGGTGAGCACTCGCCGGGAGCAGCAGACGATCTACTATCGCCTCGATTCGCCAGAGATCGAAACCATCATCGCCACCTTGCGTAAGCTCTATTGCGAGTGA
- a CDS encoding DUF2892 domain-containing protein: protein MNIDRFVFAFAGTMILLGLSLGIWVHQYWLILPAFVGLNMFQAAFTRVCPLAMILKRFGMKSGCAFQ from the coding sequence ATGAACATTGATCGATTCGTATTCGCATTCGCTGGCACCATGATTCTGCTCGGCTTGAGCTTGGGCATTTGGGTGCATCAGTACTGGCTCATTCTCCCCGCGTTCGTGGGGCTAAACATGTTTCAGGCCGCGTTCACCCGCGTTTGTCCGTTGGCTATGATCCTGAAGCGTTTCGGCATGAAATCGGGCTGCGCTTTCCAGTGA
- a CDS encoding DUF6132 family protein, with protein MARYLISIGVGLLAGGVMGYFGQCSSGTCPLTSTWWRGALYGGVLGTLFALSSGDLG; from the coding sequence ATGGCACGCTACTTAATCAGCATCGGCGTCGGGCTTCTTGCGGGAGGCGTCATGGGATACTTCGGGCAATGCAGCTCGGGAACCTGTCCGCTCACCTCGACCTGGTGGCGCGGCGCCCTTTACGGAGGCGTGTTAGGCACGCTTTTCGCCTTGAGCAGCGGCGACCTCGGATAG